The nucleotide window TGTTCTCGACCATAGAAATCGATCCGGTTAGTAGTTATATTAAATAATTTAAAAAGAAGTTGAAAGTATAAAAGTAAAACTTAACAAAGCGAAAAGCGAGAAAGTGAAATATGAGAGAGTAAAGAATCTTCTGGTATCTATTGTATTTACACACATAAGATACGAAGTATATGAACTGTTGACTTAGGTCCATAGTGGTTGGAACATACTTCAACGTGCAACTTACCATAAAGATTTACGATGTTCTATTTATCAGTTTTGGAATAGATACTATCTAACTCAATAAAATAGATAGCATTTGATATAGAATGGATAATTAGTCTATATATTACATTCAAATCTAAGATCCAATGAAAATTTTGGGTATTTATTTCGAATAAATATGAAACAAAATTTATATATTATGCTAAAAGTGTTTAGATGAGTATTAAGAGGTATGCGTTCCAGGAGGATAAACGGTCACGTTCAAATTTTACAGGTAAAAATAAAACTTTAATTTTCTTGGCAATTTGATGATATTGATCCCAGAATCAAATTAGAAAAATATATATATTTATGCGCATATGTGTAAATTCGAAATATATTAATTTCTTTTGCAACTCGCATCAGTTCAATAAATAGTTAAAAAACGGTTAACCTGGAAGTTACCAGATTGCCTGAGAAGAAGTATAGAAAAGAGCAAGATTTAGGAGTCCGAAAAACATGTCAAGATCAAATATCTGGAAAGATTTTTTTAAAGATAAGAAGCATGGAGGGCACAGATATTCATCTGAGGATTTTCTTTCTATGGAGGCAAGGGAAAAATTGTTTCACCTTGATGGAGGTAAAAGACTTCTTGATTTTGGATGCGGGGCCGCAGAACTCCTGACTTACTATGCTCCGGAGTATGAGCAGCTTGTGGGAGTGGATTTTTCTGAATCTATGCTAGAAGAAGCTAGTAAAAGGATTAAGAAAAAAAAGTGCCAAAATATAGATCTAATTCTTGCTGACCATGAAACTCTCTGGGAAAAACTGAACTCTTCTTTTGATCGAATAACTGCAGCCGGTGTAATTCAGTACTTGACATTTCAGGAAATTGATAAATTTATCTCCGATGCATCAAAGTATCTGAATGAAGATGGTAAAATTGTACTTTTTGATATTCTGGACTCCCGCTTATATCCATTATGGAAGATAGGTCTATTCTCACAAGATGCAAACGGTTTCAAAATTTTATGTAAAACAGGTTTCGAGTTTAGGACTGCAATATCTTCAAGTCTGAGAAACCGTCCAAAAGATATTCTTGGATTTGCCCACAATCCTTACACAGTAGAGAAAATTGCAAGTAAGCATGGTTTTAGAATGATTTGCGTACGTTCAATGTATTACGAGTACAAATATCATGCGATAATGTTTCGAGCTTAAAAGGCTGTTCAGACGGACATTAATTAAGGAATATCAAGTTTGGTTAAAAATAATGCAAAATTGGTGTGGTGGTTTAGTGAACAGCCGTAGTCACCTAAAAAAATTTTTTCTAATACCGTTTATATTTGGTAGTTTGTTTATTGGAGGAACTGAAGCTTTCTCCTGTAAGGATACCTCAAAAGTTCATGAGAATATCAATCAAGGCATTCTTACCTTATTTTCACAAAATTACTCCAAATCTAAAAGTGTTCCGAAAAATGTTTTTATCGCAAAACTTCAGGGTAATAAGATTTATGACAAATTATACTCTGTAATTTATGGGATGCTTAAGTCAGAAATTTCTTTAAATACCTCAAAAGCACTACAGTATAAAGTAAGAAGAGACTCCTGTTCATGTCCATATAGTTTGTTTCCGGTTGCGGACACTGTTTTAGAATCCGGAGTAAATGGATATACGGCAGATTTAGTTAAATCTTCGGAAACTTATAGATTCTGTGATGCTGCTTCTATCCCACTAGTTCACTATACAGAACAGCCAAGACAGATTGGATCACTGTACATTTGTAGGTTTGTACCAATGGTTAAATGCACTTACCAAATCTCAATAGATCTAAAGATGGATGACCCACAAAGCTTTGTTGAGCTTAATACACCGGGTTCGAAGTTGATCCTCCATAAAATAAATAATAATATTATATTAGAAAGTTATTTTAAAGATCCTTCCGGGAATATAAGATGCGAATCCATATCCTTTGAGAACACGGGAGAAAGGTCAAATTTTGCAATTATGTTTGATGGGCAAAACAAAACGAATACAATTTTTGCAAAAGATGGCAACTGTATAGTAACACCTTTTTATAATACTGACAGGCAGAGACTACCGTATGTGGATATTTCAAATGGGTACATAAAGCTCACTTCTTTTGTACTTGGCAAAGGAACCTATCTCGATGTTGATATATACAGTATAAGCCAGATTGTAGATAGAAAGCTCATAACTGCAATTGGAAGTAATAGAATGCTGCCTTTCGGAATTGATGGCCCGCATTTTAGAAATACGACCGAACAGGGAATACGCTACCTTAATAGCAAGAAAAATAAAGGAACAATATGGTTCGATATAGAACTCCTTGAACAATACAGCGAAGAAGACCGTGAATACTTACGCAGTCTGGTCATTAATGAGTCTTGGGATGTAGGTGTACATTACTCTAAAGAATTGAATAGTTTTCCGCTAGAACAAGCTTACAAGATAATGAATGAAGGATATCTATACGTGTACGAAATAATTGGGCGAAAACCGACAAGCTGGTGCTCCATGAGAAACAGAGATAATATTCTGCATGCTCGTTATGCATATGAAAACTTAGGGATGCTCTGGAGAAATGGAGACTCGGGAATTCATACGGAGAAATATATTGGAAGTCTGGAAGATAATACCTGGGAATGGTGGGAAACAGCATCTATAGCAGGCATAGTACACCCTGTCTTTACCCACGAACTTGATCTGGATCCGGCCGTAAAATATTCAATTAGTCGCTCAAAGTTTCGAAATTGGGTAGATAACTATGAGTCAAATAATATGTCCATAGTGTCTTTTCACGAGTACGATCAAGTAAGCCGAAACACATATGATGCCAGTTTTGAAAACCTGCAATATACTGAAAATTCTGTTCTTTTCGATGCACACACAAATGGTGGTATTGCCTTTGTAAACGTAAACGTAAAAGCTGGAAGAGATACTCAGATTTACGACAACACATCTGGAAAATTCCTTGATTACGACATAGAACAGGATAATTCGATTACGTTCTGGGTTGAAAACAATCATAGTTATATTATAGAGTTAAATAGTGCCGAATATTGATGGAATAACGGTTCTATACAGGATATTTTCTTGTGATCTACTTTGTTTATTTATGTGTAGTGCTGATACAGCTTTTTATCTAGTGAAAGATAAAAATGAGATATAATTAGGAAAATCTTTCAGCAATAGTTAGAATTGTCTTTGAAAACTTCATTAACAGCATAATTCACCAAGTAAGTGATCTTATGAGCCTCTCAAAAATTTGCATTAAACCCATTATGTATTTAATATATTTTAAGAGACTGATACGAGATGCTATTGGAGCTTTTCTTATAAGGAATTGGAAACAGACGGAAAAGGAGAGCGTGATGCCCATAGAGGATGTTATGCTTCCTGAAGTGTTTAGAATTCAAGAAGAAGGATTTGAAAATCAAGGACAGAACGAACTTATAAAATATTCAAGAAAGCTCAGGAAAATTTTTTATGTAATTAAGAGTCAGGATCAAGTGGTAGGTTACTCGACATACTACATACGATTAATCCCCTCCTTAAAAGGTTTCAAGAAAATATCAGTAATTTGTTCAATTTCGGTGGATAAGAGCTTTAGAAGGAAGGGTTTTGGTGAAAAGTTATTAAAAGAAAGCATTCAGGAAATGAAGTTAAACAAAATAACTTCGGTATTATTGTATGTAAGTGTAAATAATACTTCTGCTATTAAACTATATGAAAAACTGGGATTTCGAATAATAAAGGAAACGAGAAACATTTGTGGTGACAAAAGATGTTATGAAATGGAATTGAATCTTGTCTAATTGTTTTTGGTTTAATCATTATTTATTAAGTTTTTTAGTTTAATCATTACTGGTTTAATTGTTTTTGATTTAACTATTAGTTCTTGATAACTTATTAGATTCAATCATTTTTATATTTTGCCATTTATCGCTTTTAATGAATCTCTATTTTATATCTGGTAGTGTCCTGAATTTTCTATGAATTCAAAGCCAAATTTTTCTATACTGAGCATCATTCAGTTCTTTTAATATTTGATTCTCAAGCCACAAACTTATTAATATTCCGAGTTTTACAGAGAAATTGGAACGTTGCCATAGTGTCATCAAGTTACAGAATATAATTCTGTGGAATTTAGATTAGTTCAAATTGATTTGAACTAATCCTTAAATATAAAAATCATAGTAAGGATATTGTCTTAACAGCTTAAGCCAAAACCATATGTAAAAAGGAAATACCGAAATGAGAATGCTTGAAGAATTTTTTCCAGAGTTTACCCAGAAACTGGACGAAATTGATCAGCTTTGCTCCGAAAAAAGGGTGATAGATAAAAGGACCTATCAGTTCATTTGCTTTGCTCTCTCCATTAAAGCCAGGTCAAAGACTTGCGTTCTTAAGCATTTTAAAGGTTCCCTGGAAGCAGGAACTACAATCAAGAAACTTCATATATTCTTGCCCTTGTAATGAGAGAAGCTGCAGGTGCCGACAACTGTGGACTCATGATGTAATTGGGGACTGGAAAGAAATCTTGAAAAATTAATACTTCCTGCAGTTGTGCAGGAGATGAAAAGTAAGTTCATTAACAGTAACTGTCTTCAAGAATAGTAACTTTCGTCAAGTTTATTTTCCAAATTCGACCCAGTAACTCGCTTTCAAGAGTTTTTCAAGACTAAAATTTATAATTAAAAATAAGGAATAAAATGAACGAAAAATATCTGACGTACTTAAGGCAAAACTGGAAAAAAATAGGGCTTTCCACTGCAATTCTGATATTCTTGATTGCACTGGGAGTACTCATCTTCTATACTATAGAGTCCAACATTCCCCCTAAGACGTCAAACAATACTGTGTATGTAGCAGGAGACGGGAGTGGAGATTTTAACTGCGATGGAAAAGACGACCAGGTAGAGATAAACCAAGCTCTTGAATACGTTGCAAAAAATCAGCAGTTTTCAACCGTTCATTTGAAAGGTCCGAATACATACGTTATCTCCGATAGTATTCTAATCGGAAATAATACAACCTTAGAAGGAGACAATACGGCTGTAGTAAAACTCGAGGACAATGCAAACTGGCCAGTGAGTAAGCCTATGATAACGCAGATGGACAGTGCTGGAGTCTATGGAGTCACTATAAAAGGGTTTGAAATAAATGGAAACCATGACAAGAACGAAGATAGAAAGAAAGG belongs to Methanosarcina barkeri 3 and includes:
- a CDS encoding carboxymuconolactone decarboxylase family protein, which translates into the protein MLEEFFPEFTQKLDEIDQLCSEKRVIDKRTYQFICFALSIKARSKTCVLKHFKGSLEAGTTIKKLHIFLPL
- a CDS encoding methyltransferase domain-containing protein, translating into MSRSNIWKDFFKDKKHGGHRYSSEDFLSMEAREKLFHLDGGKRLLDFGCGAAELLTYYAPEYEQLVGVDFSESMLEEASKRIKKKKCQNIDLILADHETLWEKLNSSFDRITAAGVIQYLTFQEIDKFISDASKYLNEDGKIVLFDILDSRLYPLWKIGLFSQDANGFKILCKTGFEFRTAISSSLRNRPKDILGFAHNPYTVEKIASKHGFRMICVRSMYYEYKYHAIMFRA
- a CDS encoding GNAT family N-acetyltransferase is translated as MPIEDVMLPEVFRIQEEGFENQGQNELIKYSRKLRKIFYVIKSQDQVVGYSTYYIRLIPSLKGFKKISVICSISVDKSFRRKGFGEKLLKESIQEMKLNKITSVLLYVSVNNTSAIKLYEKLGFRIIKETRNICGDKRCYEMELNLV